The sequence below is a genomic window from Physeter macrocephalus isolate SW-GA chromosome 19, ASM283717v5, whole genome shotgun sequence.
AGTGTAGGAATATATCAGATTGAAGGTAGAGATGGACCAGTGTGGAGTTACTCCAGTTGTGCAGGTGAGAGAGAATGGCAGCTTGGAACAGGGTGGTGGCAGTGAAAATGTATAGATGGATCTGAGACACATTTAGAAGGTCAGCTCTTCAAGACTTGGTGATGGACTGTCTAAGGGGGTAAGGGAGAATAAGTTGTGAAGGACACCTCCTCGGTGTTTTGGACTTGTGCAACTGCAGAGCGTCATTCACTTAGAAAGGGAACATCAGCAGAGGAGCAGAAGAGAGACGCTCATGACTTCCATTTGGGACACACTGAGTTGGAATATATAAACTCCAAGAAGGCCCAGGCCATGTctttcttgttcactgctgtatcctcagtgtcctgcacagtgcctgatacagtAGGCATGCCATAACATTTGTGAAAGTTCGTATCTGCATACAATTTGAATGAGAAACGTGGAGCTTTTCTATATggcatggttaattttatgtgccagCTTGTTTAGGCTGTGGTGCCCAactgtttggtcaaacactagtctagatgttgctgtgaaggtgttctgtagatgtgattaacatttacacTCAGTTGACTTTAAGGAGATTATCTTCAATAACATgcatgggcctcatccaatcagttgaaggtagtaagcaaaaactgaggtttcgggcttccctggtggcgcagtggttgagaatccacctgcccaagcaggggacacgggttcatgccctggtccgggaagatcccacatgccgcggagcagctgggcccgtgagccatggccgctgagcctgcgcgtctggagcctgtgctccgcaatgggagaggccacaacagtgagaggcctgcgtactacaaaaaaacccccaaaaaacaaaaacaaacaaacaaaaaaaccaaaaaaccccctgAGGTTTCCtgaggaaggaattctgcctcacGACTAACATAGaactcctgcctgagtttccagcctgctagTCTATCTACATATTTTGAACTTGCTAGCTctcataatcacatgagccattccttaaaataaatttctctctctctctccacatacacatatactactgattctgtttctctggagaaccctgactgatacactaTGGAATAAAGTGGAAAGTAAAGCAATGTGGGATCATAAGATCAAGGTTTCAATCTTTGCTCTGCTGtatctgctgtgtgaccttgggcattcCCATGAACTTCTGAGGCCTATTTTTCTTGTCAGAGATAATATTATTATCCAAATGATGTCATGGGTGGGAAGGAGCACAGCAATCTGCAAAATACTATTACATTCTTGGTTTAAGCCTGCCTTGCATAGTATTAGGAATTTTGCAAGTCTAACCTCTAGACAAAATGGGTTTCAGtgtaatcaagaaaaataattcccTGAATCATTATGAAGGCCAATATGTACTCTTTATATCCATTCCTCACTTAACCCTTACATGTACtcaaaatagcaataaaatacaGTCGGTGGTATTTTATCTTTTACCTCTGACAACAGATTCCATCTCTTTCATGGCAGTTTCACCTTGAGCTTCTGCAagtttttcattgatttccattATTTCCATGAGGAATTGACTGTCCATTTCATCATCTGTCCCTTCGGCAATCTCTACTCCACAGAGCTTTAGCTATTGGGGCATAAAGCAGGGAAAATAAGTTTAATTCAAGAAACTATGGCCAGAATCATAAATCCTCCTCACCATAAATCCTCCTCACCATTCAGAACAGAATGCCACTCACAGGGAAAACGTGAACTGTCCCAATAGTGAAAATGTGAGGGTAGGGTGCTGGAAAGTTAGACTGAGATTGGAGTGCTGGGATGGGATCACTCCCTGCTACCTGGAACTATGTGACCCTGGGGGAGTCATTCTTCCACTTGGGAAAAAAGTGGAAGGAGGCTGAATTAGATATTTGTAAAAATTCTATTAAATCCTAAAATTCTAAGGTGCTCACTtctcccccacaaaaaaacaaaacaaaaattactctTCCCTAAAAGCCAGCACCATCTAATCCTTGAAATTTatagaaaatggtaaaaaaaaaaaaaaaaaaaggcaattggGCAAGTAAGATTTACAGAGATACTCAGAGAAAACTATACTCATGTAATAGTATCTTTGAGGTTAATTATCATTGGGTCCCTAGATTAGCTCATGTCTCAAGCACTCTTCTGTTGAACACAGGGGAGCAGCTATCCTACAGAGCAATGGGACCAGGCTGTCATGATAGAAGGGTGGGAAAATCACCTTACAAGGTATAGTCCCCTGCTCAGGGGGGCCAGAAGGGTCTCATAGGCATCATTAACAAGGGTCGAATGCTTCTCTGAGAAATCCTTTTCAGTCTGTAAGTGGAAATGAAGATAGTCATATTACTACACAAATAGGCCATCTTACATTCACAAACTGTTTCATAAAATACTGATGGGCAAGCACATAAGGAAGTGACCAAAGGAGAACTGGTATGGGAtaagctgtttttattttcaggtgATGGGTTCTAATTCCGCCGGGAAATCAGGTAAAAGCTCTGAGTGTAAGACAGGTCCACCGTCTGGATGGCTGGGGTCAGGCTGCCTCAGGGTGAAACTGGCTGTCCAGCTCTGTCCCTGATAATCACATAACCATAAGGACACTGCCACCCACCCAGGGTACACACGTGTTTGGGTGTGATTATGGGTGGCCAAAAGGCTACCTGAGACCTCTGGCTGAAGAAATCTGGGTGGATAAGACGCTGTAGTTGCTGGTACCTATGCTGGAGCTTCGCCGTGTCAACTCTGAAGGAGCGGTTGCTGGAAGGAAATAAGGAGATGAAATTCATGCATCAAATGTTTATAGATTTGTATAGTATGGGTCTGGTTCCTGTTCTCATGGGGGATGATGCAATAACATATAGACAGAGCTATTTCAAAAAGTGGTAGGTActgcaaaggaaaacagaataggATCAGAGAATGGTAGATGTGGTGGAcaaagagatgacatttgagctgagacctgaatgatgatGATGAGTAATCGAAGATCACAGGAGTCATTCAGGCACAGGGAACATGCAAAGGCCTTGAAGTGGGAACAAGATTGGCATGCTTGAACAACGTAAAGAGCAGTGTTACTGCAGCCCTTCATAAGTGCTCAGTGACTGGTGGGGCCAGAGCCCAGAGTTAAGGGGAAGAGACATTCCTGAATCCCACTCTATTTTTCTAAGGCCCAGGTCAGTTCACCTCTACCTCTCACTTTATTTTAATCGAATCCTCTTCGCTTTCTATTCCCAGAGCGTGCCCTATCTCATTAGTTTAGCTACGCCCAAACTTCACCACCTCTCCAAACTCCTCAACCTTCGGAGGTAAACAGAAAAAACATCTATTTCTCAGACCTTCCAATTCTCACTTTTCCCTTAGACTCTGCCCACAGCATTAAGTTTTTCTTTGCTCTTACTCTCTCATTTTGGATTAACACCTCAGTATTTCTTGCTTAAAAGTCTCAACCCAACTTTAAACCTTCTGAACCTATTCCTGAAGACTCCATCCGCCAAGGGCCGCGCAAGCACCCTTCCCTCAGGCCCCACCTCTGAACTTCCTGCTCTCAGATCCCGCCCCTCAAGACTCCCTCCATTGCAGGCTCCAAACCTCAATTTCCCCTAATCACACTCCTCGCCCCACCAGTCCACGCTCCACTCTCGTCTCCATGCCACAAAGCTTCGCCGCTCAGTCCGGCCCCTCGATTTCTTCTCCCGACACATCCCACCCACcttctcccaggccccacccccagcccctgttcTCTAGGGCTCCGCCCACCCATGTAACTGGTCCCGCCTTCTCCTCCCTTAGCCTGACCCGCCCTCCATCTCGCACGCCCAGACGCATTTCCCGAAACCGCGTCCCGTACCAGTCCATGAGGCTGAAGTAGTCTCGCGTGGGGTCAGGTGGCTGCAGTGCGCGGCACTGAGGGCAGAAGAACCGGTCCCCCCGCAAGGGGCCCCCTAGGCCGCCGCAGTTCCAACACCGGGGGGAGTTGCTTCCCGCCAGTGACGCAGCACTGCAGTTTAGCGGTCTCCTCCCGAGCACCCTTGTCGGCCATAACCCCGACACCCGGAGCAAGGCCATGGTCCTTCCGCACCACATCTGGCCGGCGGCCGGCCTCCCCGCGGTCACCTGTTGGGGAGAGAATGTGGTCGACCAGACTGGTGCTGCTGATTGGCCGGAAAGATTCTGAGTCCCGCTCTATGTTTTAAACTACAACTCCCAGAAAGCATTGAGGCTATGTGGGCCGCCACATCCGCTGTTTGTCATTGGTCCGGCGGGGGCGAAGCGTTGTTTTGATTGGCTGAGGGTGGAGTTTGTATCAGCGGGTTTAGCGCCACTCCGCTGGCTACGGCTGCTCTGTGTGCGGTTCTAGGTGGGCTCGCGGTGAGTCATAGTGGGAACTTCTCTTGGGTATTCGAATCCTGTCCTCAGGGTCTTTTTGCGAGCTGAATTTCCCGAGCTTCCGTTTTGTACTGTGTTTGAGcttgggaagggggagaggaatgCGTGGGCgactctcttccttctttgtaGATAAATTTCGAGGTGAAGGTCGCTTCCCGTGTAATTTTCAAGCTGAAACTGGCCCAGACGTAAAggataagaaagaacaaagttgccCCCTTCAAAATGAGAGCGAAGTTGCTCTGTAGAGAGTTTTATAGGTGTTAGTAA
It includes:
- the HSCB gene encoding iron-sulfur cluster co-chaperone protein HscB isoform X2, whose translation is MWCGRTMALLRVSGLWPTRVLGRRPLNCSAASLAGSNSPRCWNCGGLGGPLRGDRFFCPQCRALQPPDPTRDYFSLMDCNRSFRVDTAKLQHRYQQLQRLIHPDFFSQRSQTEKDFSEKHSTLVNDAYETLLAPLSRGLYLLKLCGVEIAEGTDDEMDSQFLMEIMEINEKLAEAQGETAMKEMESVVRAKQKELTDNVSRAFERARHVGS
- the HSCB gene encoding iron-sulfur cluster co-chaperone protein HscB isoform X1, producing the protein MWCGRTMALLRVSGLWPTRVLGRRPLNCSAASLAGSNSPRCWNCGGLGGPLRGDRFFCPQCRALQPPDPTRDYFSLMDCNRSFRVDTAKLQHRYQQLQRLIHPDFFSQRSQTEKDFSEKHSTLVNDAYETLLAPLSRGLYLLKLCGVEIAEGTDDEMDSQFLMEIMEINEKLAEAQGETAMKEMESVVRAKQKELTDNVSRAFERDDFEKAKELLTKMRYLSNVEEKIKLKKIPL
- the HSCB gene encoding iron-sulfur cluster co-chaperone protein HscB isoform X3; its protein translation is MWCGRTMALLRVSGLWPTRVLGRRPLNCSAASLAGSNSPRCWNCGGLGGPLRGDRFFCPQCRALQPPDPTRDYFSLMDCNRSFRVDTAKLQHRYQQLQRLIHPDFFSQRSQTEKDFSEKHSTLVNDAYETLLAPLSRGLYLVS